In Campylobacter sp. MIT 12-8780, the DNA window ATCACCCCACCTAAATTCTTAGCATCAAGTTCGCCAACGATAAGCTTAACTAATCCTTTAATGATAAGCATGCTAGCTTCTACACTTTCTTCGTATGCGTATAAAAAGGCATTAAAGCCTGTATAGTAAAAAGTTTTACTCTCATTGCTCGGTGCTATACCAATGAGTGGCTTTTGCACAATCTGCAAAAACTCATTATAGCCTTCTGCAACTTCAGGCATAAGTGAGATATTAAGTCTTTCATTAGCTCTTTGCACAAGTAAATTTAAGCGTTCATTTTTAATCTCTTTTCTAAGCTCATCAAAGCTAAAAACTTCTTTATTATTGACGCTTATTATGGTATCTCCTACCATCAAGCCAGCTTTTTGTGCGGCTGAGTTTTGAGCTATAAAACCTATAGTTGGAGCAAGTTTGCTTACCCCTAAATGTGCGATGGCAAGATAAAGCAAAAAGGCTAGGATAAGATTAAAAAATGGACCAGCAAAGAGTATATAAATTTTTTGTAAGGGTTTTAAGACGCTGTAGCTGTCCTTTTCAAACACTTCTTTACCAGGCTTTAAATCATCTTGTCCCTTAAGCTTGACATAGCCACCAAGAGGTAAGGCGCTTAAGCGATATGCTGTGCCTTTAAATTCTTTTTCAAGCAGGGCTTTGCCAAAACCTATGCTAAAGACTTCAACCTTGACTTTTAAGGATTTTGCAGCTAAAAAATGCCCCAATTCATGAAAAAAGATTAAAAAAGAAATCACAAGCAAGGTTACAAAAAAGCTTGCAGAGTAAAAATACACCCCAAGTATGATAATGGCAAGTAAAAACAATAAAGATTTCATTTATCTGCCCTTTGCTTGTGCTTAAGATAAACAAGGATATATTCTAAGCCAGAGTATAAAGTCAAGATCAAAGCAAGATAAAGCAAAGCTTCGCCAAAAATCCATTCCATCATCAAAAAAATCACCGCTATCATTTGAAAAGCAGTTTTAAGTTTGCCAGCAAATGAAGCGCTAATGTCTATATTTTCAGCCTGCATAACCACGCGAAAACCAGTGATGAAAAACTCACGCACTAAGATAAGATACACCACCCAAGCATTAGCTCTATCAAGAAGCAAAAGCCCTAAAAAAGCAGCAAGCAAAAGCATTTTATCAGCTAAAGGATCAAGTATGGCTCCTAGTTTTGTCTTTTGTCCCCACGCCCTTGCAATATATCCATCAAAAAAGTCAGTAAGAGCAGCTACGCCAAAAATCAATGTTGCAAAATAATTTATCCAGCTTGAATGTAAGCTTTGAAATTTAAAAGTAAGCACAAAAAAAAGTAAAGGTGCAAGTAATATACGAAATAAAGCAAGTATATTTGGCAAATTCATCAACAAAACCTTAAATTTTTAGCCCAATCATAACGAAAAAAACTCAATTAGGAGTTAATAAAAGCCTATATTTATTGTCTATAAGAATAAATTTGTGCTAAAATTTTGTCCGCTTATATGGATTTTTAAAGCAAATGAAAAGGAATATATAGTGCAATTTAACACAGAAAATGTTAAATATTTCCCAACTTTTGAGATGGAGTTTAATCAAATATAAATTTATTCTTTCTTAAAAAATCTTTTCAAGATTGATTTTATAGACCTTTCTTAAATACAAAGCCTGTTTTTTCAAAAGCCATTTTTTCTTCATAAAAGTTATGTGCTTCTTTTCTAAAAAAACTTGAGCTTAGCTCTAGTTCTTTATAGCCTTGAGCCTTTGCCCAGCTTTCAAGCTCTTTAAGGCATCTTGCTCCAACGCCCTTGCCCCTTAAGCGCTCATCAACCACAAAATCGCAAATATAAAGACAAGATTCATGATAAAGCACATTAAAAGGCATAACCCCACAAAGTGCGATAAATTCATCTTTTTCATCTTTAAATGCAAAAAGTTTATAATGCTGGGTTTTAAAAGCAAGTGCAGCTTTATCTAAAAATTCAGCTAAAGTAAGGCTTGGGCGAAGTTGTTTTATCAGCTTAAAGGCTTTTTCTAAGTCATTTTTTTCTTTAAGTTCTTGCATTGTATTTTTCCTTAAATTTAAACAAAAATTTCAGGCTTAAGTCTCATCATCAAGCAAAACGCAGCCAAGCAAGCTTGCTCTCTGATGAAATTTCTATTACCTTTAAAATCAAGCATTTCTTGCAAAAAAGTGCCATCTTTATACATCGCCCCTATAAACACCCTACCACTTTTGCAAGTTGGTTCATCAGCCTCGCCAGCCACCCCGCTGATAGCTAAAGCAAAATCGCACCCACTTGTTTTAAAAGTGCCTTTAAGCATAAAATATACACAACGTTCGCTATACTCGCCCCCATCTTCAAGCACACTTTGGCTAATGCCAAGCCATTCGTGTTTTAAGCGGTTTGAATAGGTGATTAAAGAGCCTTCAAAAAGGGCAGAAACGCCATCAATTTTTGCTAAATTTGCTGCACAAAGTCCAGCTGTGCAAGATTCTGCGAAAGAAATTTTAAGATTTTTTTCTTTGAGCGTTTGCGCGATGTATTCAAGGGGATTGTTGCCAAACATCATTTTTGCACCAAAAAGGTTTTTGCATGCTATAAAAAAGCTTTCAAGTTTGGCGTGTTCTATATTGCTTGCTTTGATGAGTATGAGATTTTCTAAAATGCTTGTAGTTTGTATGCTTGTGTCATAGGATTTTGTTAAGGTTTCAAGCAAGAGCCTTGCACTTTCTTCGTCTATATCTTTAAGCATAAAAAAGTCAAATTCATCTTCAAGCTCGTGAAGTATGGCAGGAAGTTTTTGCTGTAGTTCTGTTTTAATGCAATTGACTTTTGATCTTTCAAAAGTGCTGATAAAGCTATGTTGATCAAAGGTTAAAGTTTTTGAAGGCACTAAAATATCATCTTTTAAAACAAGCAAATCTTCATTTAAAGTGGCTAAAATCTTTGCGAGGATAACATAATTTGTTTGATTTGAAAAGATAGTGATATAGTTAAATTCTTTGATCCAGTTCTCAAGCAAAAAAGGCAAATCTTTACTTGCTTTGGTAAGAATTTTAAGCTCATTGAGCTCTTTGAATTTTTTTTCATATTCTTCACAAATATAAGCGATAAAATTTTTATGCAAGTGTAAATCTTCACCTATAATTAAAAGCAAATGTCTCATTTTTTTCCTTATTTTTTTGAAATTATAGCTAATTTAAAGTCAAATTTAAAGCATTTTTAAGTAAAATTGTAGCTTATATTTAAGTTGTTTAAGGAAAATTATGGATTATAAAGATACTTTGCTTTTGCCAAATACGAGTTTTGCTATGCGTGCAAACCTTCCAGAAAATGAGCCAAAGGCTTTTCAAAGGTGGTTTGAAAACAATTATGCGTATGAAAAAATGAAAAAAAAGCGAGAAAAAGCAAGCAAAAGTTTTACGCTTCATGATGGTCCTCCTTATGCAAATGGCTACATTCACATAGGACATGCCTTAAATAAAATCCTTAAAGAAACTATCATTAAAACACATTATTTTAATGGCGAAAAAGTGCGTTTTACACCGGGGTGGGATTGTCATGGTTTGCCTATAGAACAGCAAGTTGAGCTGAATTTAAAAGAAAAAAAACAAAGTGCAAATACTCAAGAAATCCGCACGTTTTGCCGTGAGCATGCAAATAAATTTATCGCTTTGCAAAAAGAAGGTTTTAAAGAACTTGGTGTGATTGCAGACTGGGATAAGCCTTATTTGACTATGGATTTTGCTTTTGAGGCAAATATTTATCGTGCGCTTTGCAAGGTGCTTGAAAAAGGGCTTTTACTTGAAAGAAGCAAGCCTGTATTTTGGAGCTGGGCAGCTCAATCAGCCTTAGCTGAAGCTGAGGTGGAATATGAAGATAAAGAGGATTACTCACTTTTTGTAGCCTTTGATTTAGATGAAAAAGCTTGTGAAAAGCTTGGAGTAAAAGAAGCAAAGGCTGTGATTTGGACAACTACGCCTTGGACTTTGGTAGCAAATGTAGCTATAGCCTTAAATCCAGATGAAGAATACGTACTTACAAGTGAAAATTTAATCTTTGCAAAGCCTTTGCTTAAAAGTATGGTAGAAAAGGGCTTAACTAAAGCTCAAGTGCAAAAAAGTTTTAAAGCTAGTGAGCTTGAGTATCTTGAGGCTATCAATCCTTTAAATTCAAGAAAATCCTTACTCATATTAGGCGATCATGTCTTAATGGACGGAGGAACTGGGCTTGTGCATACAGCTCCAGGACATGGTGAAGATGATTATCATGTGGGGTTAAAATACAAGCTTGAAGTGCTTATGCCTGTTGATGATAAGGGACTTTATGATGAAACTTTAAGAACAAAAGCACTTTTACCACAAGATAAACTTGATGAGTTTATCGGACTTCATATCTTTAAGGCAAATGAAAAGATTATAGAGTTGCTTGGCTCAAGTGTGTTATCTTGTTCTAAATTCATACACTCTTATCCATTTTGCTGGAGGACGCACAAACCTGTGATTTATAGGGCGACAAAGCAATGGTTTGTTGTAATGGATGAAAAAAAACTTAGCCAAAAAAGCCTAAGAGAGCTCGCCTTAAAAGAGCTTGAAAAGATCAAATTTTATCCACAAAGTGGGATTAAACGCATAGGTTCTATGGTGCAAAATCGCCCTGATTGGTGTATCTCAAGGCAAAGAGCTTGGGGAACACCAATAGCTTTTTTAAGAGATAAAAAAACAAAAGAAGTGCTTTTAGACTTTGCTTTATATGAGCATATAGCAAAGATTTTTGAGCAAAAAGGAGCTGATGCGTGGTGGAATTTGAGCATAGCTGAACTTTTACCGCCAAACTCAAGCTATGAGGCTAAAGACTTAGAAAAGGTTGAAGATATACTTGATGTGTGGTTTGATAGTGGTTCTACCTTTGAGGCTGTGCTTAAAAGCGGACTTTATGATGCAGGTGAATTTCCAGCAAGTATGTATTTAGAGGGTAGCGATCAGCACAGAGGTTGGTTTCAAAGCTCGCTTTTAATCTCTTCAATCATCAATGAAAAAGCCCCTTATAAAAGTGTTTTAACGCATGGTTTTACCATAGATGAAAAGGGTCAAAAGATGAGTAAGTCTAAGGGCAATGTCATCGATCCAAAAATGGTTGCAAAGACTTATGGAGTAGAGGTTTTAAGGCTGTGGATTTTTTTAAGTGATTATTCAAGTGATTTAAAAATTTCAGAAAATATACTCAAACAAGTTGCCGAACAATATAGAAAAATCCGCAATACCCTGCGTTTTTTACTCGCAAATACCAACGATCTTGAATTCTTAGAAACACAAAATTTTAGCCTCATTGATAAGTGGATATTAAGCAAAGCAAGCAAGGTTTTTGCAAGTACAAAGGCTTTGTTTGATGCTTATGAATTTGCTAAAGCTTATGGACTTTTGATGAATTTTCTTATCGCCGATTTAAGTGGAATTTATCTTGATATTTGCAAGGATAGATTGTATTGTGATGCAAAAAACTCGCCTAAAAGACAAAGTGCGCAAAGTGCTATGGCTTTGATAGCAAAAGAGCTTTTAATCCTACTAGCTCCTACCTTAACTTACAGCGTTGATGAGGCTTTAGAGCATGCAAATACGCTTATAAAAGGCAGTGCAAAAGATGTATTTGATCTTTGTTTTGATGGGGGTTTGGAGTATGATTTTAAGATAGAAGATGAATTATTGTTGAGTGCTAGAGCGAAATTTTTAGAACAAATTGACACTCTTAAAAAAGATAAAATCATCAAATCAACCTTAGAACTCAGCCTGCAAAGCACAGCAAATGAGCTTTTAAGCCATGATATAAGTGAGATTGAGGACTTTTTTATGGTGAGCGAGGTGCAAAGCTTTGATCAAAGTGAAGCTTTGGCTGAATTTAGTGTAGGAGATCATCAATTTAAAATCATTAAAGCAAGTAAGCACAAATGCCCAAGATGTTGGAAATTTCACGCTAAAAGTGAAAATGAACCTTGCTCAAGATGTGCTAAGGTTTTAAAGGCGATGAATGTTTAGTCAAGAAGTGCCAACAAGTCTTATCATCACAACGATAATTGTCGTTTTTGCCCTAGCTGGGCTTTTTTTTGTTTTAATTAAGAAAAAGGATAAAAAATGCTGAGTTTAAAAGAGGCTTTAAAGCTCTCAAAAAATGAGCTTGATGAGCTAAGAAAAGAGCTTAATGAAAGAGCTAAAAAAGAAGCAAAAATAGGTGCTTATGTCGAGCAGTTTTTAGGAAAAGATTTAAGTCAAAGTGGGGATGGCGTGCCTATAGCGATAAAGGACAATATCAGCGTAAAAGACTGGGAGCTTACTTGTGCAAGCAAGATTTTACAAGGTTATGTTGCGCCTTATGATGCTACGGCTATAGTAAATTTAAAGAAAAATGGCTTTGCACCTTATGGCAGGACAAATATGGACGAATTTGCTATGGGAAGCACCACAGCAACTTCCTTTTATGGCAAAACCTTAAATCCTCTTGATCCTACAAGGGTGCCGGGCGGCTCAAGTGGAGGCAGTGCCGCAGCAGTTGCAGCAAACCTAGCTTTAGCAAGCTTAGGTTCTGATACGGGCGGTTCTGTGCGTCAGCCAGCAGCTTTTTGTGGTTGTGTGGGTTTTAAGCCAAGTTATGGCAGGGTAAGTAGGTATGGACTTAGTGCCTACTCATCAAGCCTTGATCAAATCGGTGTTTTGACAAGAAGCGTTGAGGACGCTGCTTTTCTTTATGATGCTATAGCTGGAGCTGATGAAAAAGACAGCACCAGCTTAAATGAGCCTTTTGAGCTAACTGCACCAAAGCTAAATTCCAAAGCAAAAGCCAAAATCGCTGTGATACAAAATTATATAGATGAATGCACTCCAGAGGTAAAAAGTGCTTTATTAGCAAGTCTTGATAAGCTTAAAAGCGAAGGCTTTGAGCTTGAGTTTCACTCCTTGCAAGATTCTAAATTTGATATAGCAGCATATTATATCATCGCTACGGCTGAAGCAAGTGCGAATTTAAGCCGCTATGATGGGGTGCGTTATGGAAGAAGGGCTGAAAATTTAAGCAATCTTAAGGATTTATATATAAAAAGCAGAAGCGAGGGCTTTGGTGATGAGGTTAAAAGACGTATAATGCTAGGGTGTTTTGTGCTTAGTAGTGGGTATTATGATGCCTATTATATCAAGGCTCAAAAAGCAAGGGCATTGATTAAACAAAAATACGACGAGCTTTTAAAAGGAGCTGATCTTATCTTTATGCCTGTTACTCCAAGCACAGCCTTTGAGTTTAACAGCCAAAAAAGCCCTATGCAAGTGTATTTAGAAGATATTTTTACTATTTCTGTAAATTTAGCTGGTTTGGCTGGAATTTCTGTGCCTATAGCTAAGGATAAGGACGGGCTTAATATCTCAGCTCAGCTTATTTCAAATGATGAATTAAAGCTTTTAAACTCAGCCCTTAGCCTTGAAAATTTAGTAAAGGAAAACAAATGAAGATCATCAAACGCGCTTTAACCTTTGAAGATGTGCTTTTAGTGCCTCAGTATTCTGAAATTTTACCTAAAGAAGTAAGGGTAGAAACTCGTTTAAGTAAAAACTTAAAGCTTAATATCCCTATCATCTCAGCAGCCATGGACACAGTTACAGAACACAGAGCTGCTATTACTATGGCAAGGCTTGGTGGAGTAGGCATAATCCACAAAAATATGGATACAGCAAGCCAAGCAAGAGAAGTCAAACGAGTGAAAAAAAGTGAAAGCGGAGTTATCATCGATCCTATTTTCATCAGCCCAAAAGCAAGCGTAAAAGATGCCCTTGATCTTATGGCAGAGTATAGAATTTCAGGCGTTCCAGTTGTTGATGAAGAAAAAGTTCTCATAGGCATTTTAACAAATCGCGATTTGCGTTTTGAAGGCAGGCTTGATAACTTGGTTGAAAATGTCATGACAAAAGCACCTTTAATCACGGCTTTAAAAGGCTGCACCCTTGATGATGCAGAAAAGATTTTTAGCACAAACAAGGTAGAAAAACTCCCAATCGTCGATGAAAAAGGACGACTTGAGGGCTTAATTACCATTAAAGATTTAAAAAAACGCAAAGAATACCCAAATTCAAACAAAGATGAGTTTGGAAGGCTTTTAGTTGGTGCTGCTGTTGGAGTAGGACAGCTTGAAAGGGTGCAAGCTCTTGTTGAAGCTGGGGTTGATATCATTGTGCTTGATAGCGCACACGGGCATTCAAAGGGTATTATTGATACAGCAAAGGCTATAAAAAAGACCTTTCCTAAGCTTGAGCTCATCGCTGGTAATGTCGCTACAGCAAAAGCCACAAAGGCTCTTTGTGAGGCTGGGGTTGATGGGGTTAAGGTAGGCATAGGACCAGGAAGCATTTGCACTACACGTATAGTTTCAGGTGTAGGCGTGCCTCAAATTTCAGCCATAGAAGAATGTGCCTTAGAGGCGAGTAAATTTGGTGTTCCAGTGATAGCTGATGGAGGTATTAAATACTCAGGCGATATAGCAAAGGCTCTTGCAGCAGGAGCAAGCTCAGTGATGATAGGCTCACTTTTAGCTGGCACTGATGAAAGTCCGGGCGAGCTTTTTACCTTTCAAGGCAGGCAGTATAAGACTTATAGAGGCATGGGAAGCTTAGCAGCTATGCAAAAGGGAAGCTCAGATCGCTATTTTCAAGAAGGAACAGCCAGTGAAAAGCTCGTGCCAGAAGGCATAGAAGGACGTGTACCTTATATAGGCAACATCAAAAGTGTGCTTCATCAGCTTGTAGGTGGTTTAAGATCGGCTATGGGTTATGTTGGAGCAAGGGATATACTTGATTTTCAAGAAAAGGCTGAATTTGTAGAAATCACTTCAGCTGGACTTAAAGAAAGCCATGTGCATGATGTCATCATCACTCAAGAAGCCCCAAATTATAAGGTCAATCAATGAGCTTTGAAGAGAATTTAAACAAGGCAAACAAAGCCCTAGAAGAGCTTAACAAAGATGAATTAAGTCTTGATGAAAGTGTAAAAATTTACAAACAAGGCTTAGAATTTATCAAAAATGCAAGAGAACTTTTAGAAAAAGCCAAGCTTGAGATAAAGGAAATTGATGAGTAAAATAGCTGCACTTCAGCTAGCGACTTTGCCTTTAAGCGAGATGAGGCTTGATTATTATCTTAAAGCTTCAAAACAAAGTGGAGCAAATCTTGTCGTGCTTGGCGAATATGTGCTAAACAGCTTTTTTACCGAGCTTTTAACCATGCCTAAAAATATGATTAAAGAACAAAGCGAGGCAAAAAAAGAAAGCCTCGTGCGTTTAGCAAAAAAGTATGAACTCAGTATCATCGCGCCTTTTATCGAGGTGCAAAGTAAAGCTTATAAAAAAGTGTGTTTAAAGGTAACTTCAAATGGCGAAATTTCAAGCTACGAACAGCAAATTCTTATGCCTTATACGCATTGGAATGAAGAGAAATTCTTTAGCAACAAAAGCACGAACTTAAAACTTTTTCATTTTGATTATGAGGGTATAAAATGCGCCTTACTTTTTGGCTTTGAGGCTCATTTTGACGCCTTTTGGGCTTTGATTAGAGCTAAAAAAATCGATCTAGTGATACTCCCAAGTGCTTGCACTTTTAAAAGTCAGCAAAGATGGCTAGAACTTCTTAAAACAAGGGCTTTTTTAAACTCAGTAGCTATTTTAAGAGTAAACCGCATAGGACAACTTAAAAATGATGAAGATTGGCTTTTTTATGGTGATAGTTTGTATATAAATGCTTTTGGCGAGCTTGAAGATAGACTAAAATCTGATGAAGAAATGCTTATCATAGAGCCTGTAAAGGCTGATGAGGCGCGTAAAATTTGGGGCTTTGATAGACTAGCTAAAAAGCATAAGGCTTAAAAAAGGTTAGATTTGAATTTAAATGCCGAAATTTTAAATAAAAATATTGCAGCGCTTATCTCAGGCACAAATGAGCCACTTGCTCGCAAGCTTTTAGATTTTTTGAAAAGCAAAAGTTTTACTCGCTTTAGTTTAAGTGAGGATTTTAATATCTATGACAAAAGCAATCAAACTTTTATGTATGAAAATTTAGAAAATGAGCTAGAGCATTTTTATACACATATACTTGCTTCAAGTCCTCGTTATCCTTTTATCTGTCTTTATGGTATAGCTAATGCTTTTCTTGTGAAAAAGCTTGCAAGGCATTATAAGCATATCTTTGTTTTTGAAAGCGAGCTTGAGCTTTTTGCTTTGGCTTTATCAAGCGTTGATCTAAGCTTGGAGCTAACAAGTGGAAAGGTTTATCTCATCGATAGCTTAGAAGAAAAGGTAGCAACGCAACTTTTGATTTTGTTTGATCAAAAAGATATGTTTGAATACCTTCTTTTATATGAACTTTTTATAAACAATGCCTATTATAGTCGTTTTTATGAGCAAGAGCTTAAAAACATCAATGAATTTATCCTAGAACATATTCAAATCGTTATTCGCAATCTTAATCTTAACTCCAAGCTTCCTTTGTTGAATTATCAGAATTTTCTTAGCAATACACCCGCAATGCTTCAAAGCATTCCTTTTCAAAAATTACTCAGTCAAAGAAAGGGTAAATTTGACACAGCCATTGTCGTTTCAGCAGGTCCTAGTTTAAACAAACAGCTTGAGCTTTTGGCTATGGTGCAAGAAAAGGCTGTGATTTTTTGTGCAGATGGAAGCTTAAATACGCTTTTAGCGTGCAAAATCAAACCAGATTATGTGACAAATTTAGATTATAGCGATCATGCTTTGAAATTTTTTCAATGCACCTTACCTTCAAAAACAATCAACGCCATTTCTGCTTCAACTCATCCTAATATGCTTGCAAAACTTGAAAACAAATGCGTGATCTTAAAAACCACTCCTATATATGAGCGTTTTGGCTTGAGTGAATTTGGATATTTAGATGTTGGCACCCAAGTTTCTCATTTTTCTTATGTGCTTGCTTTAGAACTTGGTTTTAAAACTATTATTATGCTAGGACAAGATTTAGCTTTTGATGAGGCTGGAAATTCACACGCTAAAGGTTTTGCTTACGGACAAAGCTTTGAAGCTGAAGAAGAATTTACAAAGCTTAAAGTTTTAGCTTATGGCGGTAAGGGCGAGGTTTTGACGCATTATACTTGGTATGATTATAAGATAAAACTTGAGTTTCTTTTTTCTTGTAATGCTTTAAAGGCTAAATTTTACAATGCTACAGAAGGTGGAGCAAGGATAGCTTTTACTGAGGAGCTTAGTTTTAAAGAGTGCTGCGAGCGTTTTTTGAGTAAAGAAAAGCCAGAATTTGAAGTCCCTAAAAGTTTGCCAGAAAACAAAAGTAAAAAGCTTTTGCTTAAATTTAAAGAAAAATTACAAAAAGATCAAAAAACTTGCGAACTTTTCTTAAATGATAGCACAAGTTTATATCAGGCTTTAGACAATATCTTAAACTCAAACAAAGATTTGCCTCTTGAGTTCTTGCAAAGCGTAAAAGCAAGTATAGAAAAGCTTAATTTTAGTTTAGATACTAGTGATTTTTGTCAAGATGGTATGCTTAGGGCAGTGTTTTTTCAAAGAGGAAGACTTATAAGCAAGGTTTTAAATTCAAAAATTCAAGATGAAAAATTATATTTGTTTCATTTTGTGTGTGCTTATAAAGAATGGCTCGAGCTTTTTATACAAGCCTTAGATGAAAGAAAAAAAGCCATTGAAGAAGCTTTGTTTGAAAGATAATTATAATTACAAATTTATAATTCATTTTTTGTGTATAACATATCAAAGTTTTTATTTTTTGCCCTAAAATTAAGCAAAAAAAGTGTAGAATTAGCTTTTTAAATTGAAGGTTTATCATGCAAAAAATTCATTTTATCGGTATTGGTGGCATTGGCATTTCTGCTCTTGCTCGTTTTTTAAAAGAAAAAGGTTTTAGTATTAGCGGGAGTGATTTGCAAGCTTCTAAGATCACTACTGAACTTGAAAATGAAGGCGTGATAATCAGCATTCCTCATCATAAAGATAATGTCTTAGGCAAGGACTTAGTCATTTACTCAGCTGCCATTAAAGAAGAAAATCCAGAGCTTAAAGAAGCTAGAGCCAAAGGCATAAAATGCCTTTCACGCAAAGAGGCTTTACCTCTTATCTTGCAAGATAAAAAGGTTTTTGCTGTGGCTGGAGCACATGGAAAAAGCACTACTTCAAGTATATTAGCCTCGCTTTTAGATGAAAGCTCAGTCATCATAGGAGCGATTTTAAAGGAATTTAACTCAAATATGATCTATAAAGAAAACGAAAAGCTTATCTTTGAAGCTGATGAATCAGATAGTTCTTTTCTAAACTCAAATCCTTATTTAGCCTTAGTAACAAATGCAGAAGCTGAGCATTTAGAGCATTATAATGATGATATTTCTAAGCTTCATCTAGCCTATAAAGACTTTTTAATGAGTGCACAATTAAGAGTGATTAATGCTGAAGATGAGTTTTTAAGCACGCTAAAATGCGAAGCAACAAGGCTTTATCCAAGTAAGGATATAAAAAATATCAGCATGACTTTAGAAAATTTTAAGCCCTATGTAAGCTTTGAGCTTAAGAACCTTGGTGAGTTTAAAGTGCAGGGCATGGGCGAGCATTTAGCCCTTGATGCGTCTTTAGCTATACTGGCTACTCAACCTTTTAAAGAGCCTGAGCAAATTAGAGCGAAGTTAAAAAATTATCAAGGTATCAAAAAACGTTTTGATATACTTTTAGCCAATGAAAAATGTGCGATTATTGATGATTATGGACACCATCCAACCGAGATAAAAGCCACTTTAAAAGCAGCCTTTGAGTATGCTAAGCTTGCAGGATATTCAAAAATCACAGCCATTTTTCAGCCTCATCGCTATACTCGTTTAGCTTTAAATTTACAAGGCTTTAAAGAAGCTTTTAAAGGCGTTGATGAGCTATTAATCTTGCCTGTATATGCAGCTGGAGAAAGCAAGATAGAGCTCAATTTACAAGCTGTTTTTGAGAAAGCACTTTTTATAAATGATATTAAACGTATAGGAAATTCTTTGGTTGATGATAGTGGTAGAGTTTTTGATACTGGACTTATTATAGGCTTTGGGGCTGGAGATATTAGTCAAAAACTTAGGCTTTGATTAAGGGTGGTTTGTGTTAGAAAAGCTTGTCGTTCAACTTGATTTAAATGAGTATTTACAATCCTTTGAAAAGCTTTTTGCGCGTAAAAAAAGCTTTATTTTACAAGGTGATTCTAGCCTTCATTTTAAACGCATTAATGAGCTTTGCGAGCTTGAGTTTAAGCCAGCCCCAAACCTTAAAAACCTTGATATAGCTTTAACTCACTTAAGCAAGCAAGGGGTATTGCATTTAGAAGAAATTTTTGAATTTGTTAAAATCATCTCATATTTTATATATCTTAAAAAACTTGAATTTAAGCCAAATTTAGGCTCTTGGCTTGATAAGATCATTATCCCAAACGCATTTGAAAGCTTGCTTGAAAGCTTTACGCAAAAAGGCGAGTTAAAAACTGATCTTGATGAAAGGCTGATTAATCTTGAAAATGTCTTAAAGCTTAAAAAAGAAAGCATACAAAATGAGTTTAAAAAGCTTATTTATTCAAAGTCCTTAAGCCCTTATCTTATCGATACGCAAATTCATCTTATCAGCCAAAGTGAAGCCTTGCTTGTAAGAGGGGGCTTTACGCACGCTATAAAGGCAAAGATAGTAGCTAGAAGCAGTAGTGGAGGCTTTTATATCCTGCCTTTAAGCGTTGAAAATTTGCAAAATGATATGGCAAAAATTCAAAATGAAAAAGAAATGATTTATTATGAATATGCTAAAAATTTCTCCTTGCTTTTGCATAAGAATTTAGCCTTTTTAAAATTTATTAATTCAGCCTTTGATCTTTTTGATCATT includes these proteins:
- the murC gene encoding UDP-N-acetylmuramate--L-alanine ligase, with the protein product MMQKIHFIGIGGIGISALARFLKEKGFSISGSDLQASKITTELENEGVIISIPHHKDNVLGKDLVIYSAAIKEENPELKEARAKGIKCLSRKEALPLILQDKKVFAVAGAHGKSTTSSILASLLDESSVIIGAILKEFNSNMIYKENEKLIFEADESDSSFLNSNPYLALVTNAEAEHLEHYNDDISKLHLAYKDFLMSAQLRVINAEDEFLSTLKCEATRLYPSKDIKNISMTLENFKPYVSFELKNLGEFKVQGMGEHLALDASLAILATQPFKEPEQIRAKLKNYQGIKKRFDILLANEKCAIIDDYGHHPTEIKATLKAAFEYAKLAGYSKITAIFQPHRYTRLALNLQGFKEAFKGVDELLILPVYAAGESKIELNLQAVFEKALFINDIKRIGNSLVDDSGRVFDTGLIIGFGAGDISQKLRL